In Clostridium sp. DL-VIII, the following proteins share a genomic window:
- a CDS encoding PRD domain-containing protein, which translates to MIIKKIFNNNAIVAKDLDKHEDKHEFVVMGRGIGFKKSVGERVDENLIEKTFILKQKDASEKFKLLLEDVPSEYVSLCYDVIEYAKNILDTELSDYIYVTLTDHVNNALKMFDKGIKITNPLIWEIKKFYNKEFRVGSKILEFIENETGKKLPEDEIGNIALHLINAQVNSSYNSVEDIAQQTKKIQDILNIVKYTYNTTLNEKSINYERFVTHLRFFFQRLLTKREKTEAEDDFLLRHVKEKYGKAYDCMLKIEKYLERDLSDEEKLYLTIHIQRVTQR; encoded by the coding sequence ATGATAATCAAAAAAATATTCAATAATAATGCCATAGTAGCTAAGGATTTAGATAAGCATGAAGATAAGCATGAATTTGTTGTTATGGGGCGTGGAATTGGATTTAAAAAGAGTGTAGGTGAAAGAGTAGATGAAAATTTAATAGAAAAAACATTTATTCTTAAGCAAAAAGATGCTTCAGAAAAATTCAAATTATTATTAGAAGATGTTCCTTCTGAATATGTTTCATTATGCTATGACGTTATTGAATATGCAAAAAACATACTAGATACTGAATTAAGTGACTATATATATGTTACTCTTACCGATCATGTCAACAATGCACTAAAAATGTTTGATAAAGGCATAAAGATTACTAATCCATTAATTTGGGAAATTAAAAAGTTTTATAACAAGGAATTTAGAGTTGGGTCAAAAATTTTGGAGTTTATTGAAAATGAAACAGGTAAAAAGTTGCCTGAGGATGAAATAGGCAATATAGCTCTTCATCTAATAAATGCTCAAGTAAATAGTTCCTATAATAGCGTAGAAGATATTGCCCAGCAGACGAAAAAGATACAGGATATTTTAAATATAGTTAAATACACATATAATACTACGCTTAATGAAAAATCTATTAACTATGAAAGATTTGTAACACATTTGAGATTCTTTTTTCAGCGTTTATTAACTAAAAGAGAAAAAACAGAAGCAGAAGATGATTTTTTATTAAGGCATGTTAAGGAAAAGTATGGAAAGGCTTATGATTGTATGCTTAAGATAGAAAAATACTTAGAAAGAGATTTGTCTGATGAGGAAAAGCTATATCTAACTATTCATATTCAGAGGGTAACTCAAAGATAA
- a CDS encoding beta-glucoside-specific PTS transporter subunit IIABC, whose translation MLNKYDGLARIIVNNVGGKGNIISLTHCVTRLRFKLKDETKANTDILKATEGIVTVLKSGGQYQIVIGNHVGAVFETVCGVAHIDTGKSAEEEKKLGVGASLIDVLSGVFLPILGTLSGVGIIKGLLAILVFFHVIAASDGTYGILYAVGNGFFYFLPIILGMTAAEKFGGNKFIGMCIGTALCYPAMVNLSSSDVLGIAFKGTAFATNYYSTFLGIPVLLPASGYPSSIVPVVVAVYFAVKLEKKLLEIVPAAIKMFFIPLLTAIIIVPVTYLVIGPITAALCSIIGMFFITVFNVSGLLAGAILGGVFQIFVIFGLHWGLIPLALTSLGTYGYDNVIPTALSTTFAQGAVSLAIYFKTRDKNLKKIALPAFISCMLGVSEPSIYGVTLPKKKPFVISCIAGAVGGAIVGGMGVKRYAMGGLGWFAIPTYLNPEVNSFYDVIWITISIVAAMAVAFILTMIIYKDDNLFKESKGVEESGEIKQADTDNGMKRVLISSPMNGEIKPLEEVEDEVFSQGVMGKGIAIFPTEGKVYAPATGKIVTFFPTGHAIALQTDDGAEILIHVGMDTVKLEGKYFEPKVKVEETVEKGQLLLEFDMNAIESEGYSVLTPIVVTNTDDYQDVIITDKKEICNGELLIALL comes from the coding sequence ATGTTAAATAAGTATGACGGATTAGCCAGAATTATTGTGAATAATGTAGGGGGCAAAGGAAACATAATCAGCTTAACACATTGTGTTACAAGGCTTAGGTTTAAACTTAAAGATGAAACAAAGGCCAATACGGATATTTTAAAAGCAACAGAAGGGATAGTTACGGTTCTGAAAAGCGGAGGACAGTATCAAATTGTTATAGGTAATCATGTGGGAGCGGTTTTTGAGACCGTATGTGGTGTTGCACACATTGATACTGGAAAATCTGCAGAAGAAGAAAAAAAGCTGGGAGTGGGCGCTTCGCTGATCGATGTGCTTTCAGGTGTATTTTTACCCATATTAGGTACGCTATCAGGTGTAGGTATTATTAAAGGTCTATTAGCAATTTTGGTTTTCTTTCATGTCATTGCTGCATCAGACGGTACATATGGGATACTGTATGCTGTTGGAAATGGATTTTTCTATTTCCTTCCGATAATACTAGGTATGACAGCAGCAGAAAAGTTTGGAGGAAACAAATTTATAGGTATGTGCATCGGTACCGCGCTGTGCTATCCGGCTATGGTGAATTTAAGTTCTTCAGATGTACTGGGAATAGCTTTTAAAGGAACGGCATTTGCGACAAATTATTATAGCACATTTTTGGGAATACCGGTGTTATTACCAGCAAGCGGATATCCGTCTAGCATTGTTCCAGTCGTAGTTGCAGTATACTTTGCCGTGAAACTGGAAAAGAAACTACTGGAAATAGTACCTGCAGCTATTAAAATGTTCTTTATACCATTATTAACAGCAATTATAATTGTACCGGTTACCTATCTTGTGATTGGACCGATTACCGCTGCTTTGTGTTCTATAATAGGCATGTTCTTTATTACTGTTTTTAATGTAAGTGGTTTACTGGCAGGTGCGATATTAGGCGGAGTTTTCCAAATTTTTGTAATATTTGGACTTCATTGGGGACTTATTCCTTTGGCATTAACAAGCTTAGGAACATATGGATATGATAATGTAATTCCAACAGCATTGTCAACGACATTTGCACAGGGTGCTGTTTCTCTGGCAATTTACTTTAAGACAAGAGATAAAAATCTAAAGAAAATTGCTTTACCAGCATTTATATCTTGTATGCTTGGCGTTTCGGAACCATCTATATACGGTGTAACGTTGCCGAAAAAGAAACCGTTTGTTATTTCCTGTATTGCTGGAGCGGTTGGTGGAGCTATTGTAGGTGGTATGGGAGTCAAACGTTATGCAATGGGAGGTTTAGGATGGTTTGCTATACCAACTTACCTTAATCCCGAAGTAAACAGTTTTTATGATGTGATATGGATAACAATAAGTATTGTAGCAGCAATGGCGGTAGCATTTATTCTTACAATGATAATTTATAAAGATGACAACTTGTTTAAAGAATCAAAAGGAGTGGAGGAATCGGGAGAAATCAAACAAGCTGACACAGATAACGGGATGAAAAGGGTTCTGATCAGCAGTCCTATGAATGGAGAAATTAAACCCTTGGAAGAAGTTGAGGATGAGGTTTTTTCTCAGGGAGTAATGGGAAAAGGTATTGCAATTTTTCCTACTGAGGGAAAAGTTTATGCGCCTGCTACCGGTAAAATTGTTACATTTTTTCCAACTGGTCATGCGATTGCATTGCAAACAGATGATGGCGCGGAAATACTAATTCATGTAGGAATGGATACAGTTAAATTAGAAGGTAAATATTTTGAACCAAAAGTGAAAGTTGAAGAAACGGTTGAAAAAGGGCAGCTTTTATTAGAGTTTGATATGAATGCTATTGAAAGTGAAGGATATTCTGTATTGACGCCGATAGTAGTAACGAATACAGATGATTATCAGGATGTTATTATAACCGATAAGAAGGAAATTTGTAACGGCGAATTGCTGATTGCACTATTATAA
- a CDS encoding 6-phospho-beta-glucosidase, with product MEGFRNDFLWGGATAANQYEGGWKEDGKGVSISDMCTNGTYTSPKRITKEFEEDVLYPSREAVDFYHHYKEDIALFAEMGFKCYRMSIAWTRIFPTGMEKEPNEAGLEFYDKVFDECEKYGIEPLVTISHYEMPYALTKEFNGWADRRCIDYFMNYCRVIFNRYQKKVKYWLTFNEINVGTSPVGNYLSLGILNEGTVLLREQVDDIQLRYQALHNQMVAGAMAVKLAHDEYPQFKLGNMISFIALYPLTCNPDDVLLTQQSMQMKNWFVSDVQVRGKYPHFAQRFFEENNIQIKFGTDDEKILKAGTVDFYTISYYVSNCASSNPDAAVSSGNLVGGLKNPYLEASEWGWQIDPKGLRYTLNEIYGRYEIPIMLVENGLGARDVVEADGSINDDYRINYMHQHIEQMKEAVGDGVELMGYTPWGCIDLVSAGTGEMAKRYGFIYVDKHDDGSGTLKRTKKKSFYWYKKVINTNGKEL from the coding sequence ATGGAAGGATTTAGAAATGATTTTTTATGGGGCGGTGCAACCGCGGCAAATCAGTATGAAGGAGGATGGAAGGAAGATGGAAAAGGTGTTTCCATATCTGATATGTGTACGAATGGCACATATACTTCTCCAAAGAGAATAACAAAAGAATTTGAAGAAGACGTTCTTTACCCTAGCAGAGAGGCAGTTGATTTTTATCATCACTACAAAGAGGATATTGCATTGTTTGCTGAAATGGGATTTAAGTGCTATCGTATGTCGATTGCATGGACTAGAATTTTTCCAACTGGAATGGAGAAAGAACCTAATGAGGCAGGACTTGAGTTTTACGATAAGGTTTTTGATGAATGTGAAAAGTACGGAATCGAACCATTAGTAACGATATCGCATTATGAGATGCCGTATGCTCTAACAAAGGAATTCAATGGTTGGGCGGACAGAAGATGTATTGACTATTTTATGAATTACTGTAGGGTAATCTTTAACAGGTATCAAAAGAAAGTAAAATACTGGTTAACATTTAATGAAATCAATGTGGGAACTTCGCCGGTCGGTAATTATCTGTCTTTAGGGATTTTAAATGAAGGTACAGTGCTACTACGGGAGCAGGTTGATGATATCCAGCTTCGTTACCAGGCACTTCATAATCAGATGGTCGCTGGAGCCATGGCTGTGAAGCTTGCACATGATGAGTATCCGCAATTTAAACTTGGAAATATGATTAGTTTTATTGCTCTATATCCGCTTACATGTAATCCGGATGATGTTTTACTTACGCAGCAGAGCATGCAGATGAAAAATTGGTTCGTTTCAGATGTTCAGGTGAGAGGAAAATATCCCCATTTTGCACAAAGATTCTTTGAAGAAAATAACATACAGATAAAGTTTGGGACAGATGACGAGAAAATATTAAAAGCAGGTACAGTAGATTTCTATACTATTAGTTACTATGTGAGCAATTGCGCATCCAGTAATCCAGACGCTGCGGTTAGCAGCGGAAATTTAGTTGGAGGGCTGAAGAATCCTTATTTAGAGGCAAGTGAATGGGGATGGCAGATTGATCCTAAGGGGCTTCGATACACCTTAAACGAAATTTATGGTCGCTATGAAATTCCAATTATGTTAGTAGAAAATGGATTAGGCGCCAGAGATGTGGTTGAAGCAGATGGTAGTATAAACGATGATTATCGCATCAATTACATGCATCAGCATATTGAGCAAATGAAAGAAGCTGTGGGTGATGGCGTGGAACTGATGGGATATACTCCGTGGGGATGTATTGATCTGGTTTCAGCAGGAACTGGAGAGATGGCAAAGAGATACGGATTTATTTATGTAGATAAGCATGATGATGGTTCAGGTACATTGAAACGAACTAAGAAAAAATCTTTTTATTGGTATAAAAAGGTTATTAATACAAATGGAAAGGAATTATAA
- a CDS encoding MATE efflux family protein: MTRNMSEVNPIKILIGFTIPMILENIFQQIYNTTYAIIVGKYIGENDLYDNQ; this comes from the coding sequence ATGACAAGAAATATGAGTGAAGTAAATCCAATTAAGATTTTGATTGGATTTACTATTCCTATGATTTTAGAAAATATTTTTCAACAAATTTATAATACAACATATGCAATAATTGTAGGAAAATATATTGGGGAAAATGATTTGTATGATAATCAATAA
- a CDS encoding TetR/AcrR family transcriptional regulator: MNNRQKQAEETKRVLIKTAQKLITKYGYDEVKVEDITNACNRGKGTFYHYFKSKEELLEVMSSSHWISFLKDFEKTKNKPVTERLLWYITGFQSIIEEGTIDLNRQWIKYCLDSNDESEGRKTGEAKLQKDITCLEQILNEAIEKGELVNDTPVNKLALVINAEMYGIMLSWSFSNGQIKMTNRKDRLYESIIGYLLNEYIV; encoded by the coding sequence ATGAATAATAGGCAAAAGCAGGCGGAAGAAACAAAACGTGTACTGATTAAAACTGCTCAAAAATTAATTACTAAGTATGGTTATGACGAAGTTAAGGTGGAAGATATTACTAATGCATGTAACCGTGGCAAAGGTACATTTTATCATTATTTTAAAAGTAAAGAAGAATTACTCGAAGTAATGTCAAGTTCTCATTGGATAAGCTTTTTAAAAGATTTTGAAAAAACTAAAAACAAGCCGGTAACTGAAAGATTATTATGGTATATTACAGGATTTCAATCGATAATTGAAGAAGGAACTATTGATCTTAACCGACAGTGGATAAAATATTGTCTGGATTCTAATGACGAAAGTGAAGGAAGAAAAACAGGTGAAGCGAAATTGCAGAAAGACATTACGTGTCTAGAGCAAATTTTAAATGAAGCAATCGAGAAGGGTGAACTGGTAAATGATACGCCTGTTAATAAACTAGCATTAGTTATCAATGCGGAAATGTATGGGATCATGCTCAGCTGGAGCTTTTCTAATGGACAAATAAAGATGACTAACAGAAAAGATAGATTATATGAATCAATAATAGGTTATTTGCTAAATGAATATATTGTTTGA
- a CDS encoding MFS transporter: MKNNLMRKISILSVSLMVASAAAMNANIPAMAKAFSDIPLSLVENLITIPSLFLMISVLISGFIARRIGYKRTILIGIGMVAICGMVPVISSNFYLIFISRALFGFGVGLFNSLLVAMVKYFYDDDECSTLFGFQSACEGLGGLAIVFIAGQLLRINWQISFLAYVIAIPVFILFAIFVPNVPTNKIIFKTEMINNKKEQEDKNLNKRSFLSVLGYVVLIFIVAVLYMTMGIKVTTLMTNIGYGTATDGSTVNLMVGLGAMISGLLFGKLVKVTQGFTLPIAFVLLAFAMFLIGFSNSVFLTAIGGLIIGFAFRMIMPYLVNKVNNGAIENSGLATSLLLVGYNLGACTSPYGAIILERISWVKSLSGIFYTEGIILVILAVCGTALTIFHLSKKEINDNDIYIEENYL, translated from the coding sequence ATGAAAAATAACTTAATGAGAAAAATTTCTATTTTATCAGTTTCGCTTATGGTTGCATCTGCAGCTGCCATGAATGCCAATATTCCTGCTATGGCAAAGGCATTTTCTGATATACCTTTATCATTAGTAGAGAATTTGATTACAATTCCATCTTTATTTCTTATGATTTCAGTATTAATAAGTGGTTTTATTGCAAGACGTATTGGATATAAAAGAACAATTCTTATTGGTATCGGAATGGTTGCTATCTGTGGAATGGTGCCAGTTATATCAAGTAATTTCTATTTGATTTTTATTTCAAGAGCTTTATTTGGCTTTGGAGTGGGATTGTTCAACTCTCTATTAGTAGCTATGGTTAAATATTTTTATGATGATGATGAATGCTCAACATTATTTGGATTTCAGAGTGCTTGTGAAGGATTAGGTGGACTCGCAATTGTTTTTATTGCCGGACAATTATTAAGGATAAACTGGCAAATATCATTTCTAGCTTATGTTATTGCAATACCAGTATTTATTTTGTTTGCTATTTTTGTACCAAATGTTCCTACAAATAAAATTATTTTCAAAACTGAAATGATTAATAATAAAAAGGAACAAGAAGATAAAAATTTAAACAAGAGAAGTTTCTTATCAGTCTTGGGATATGTTGTATTAATATTTATAGTAGCTGTTCTTTATATGACCATGGGAATAAAAGTAACAACATTGATGACCAATATTGGTTATGGTACTGCTACTGATGGAAGTACAGTTAATCTTATGGTTGGATTAGGAGCTATGATATCAGGATTACTATTTGGTAAACTTGTAAAAGTAACTCAAGGATTTACTTTACCAATCGCATTTGTACTATTGGCGTTTGCAATGTTTTTAATAGGCTTTTCAAATAGTGTATTTTTAACAGCTATTGGAGGTCTTATTATAGGATTTGCATTTAGAATGATTATGCCATATTTGGTTAATAAAGTTAATAATGGTGCTATTGAAAATAGTGGGCTCGCTACATCTTTATTATTAGTAGGTTATAACTTAGGTGCATGCACATCACCATATGGTGCTATAATCCTAGAAAGAATTTCATGGGTTAAATCGCTTAGCGGAATCTTTTATACAGAAGGAATAATATTAGTAATTCTTGCTGTTTGTGGTACAGCACTTACAATTTTTCATTTAAGTAAAAAAGAAATTAATGATAATGATATTTATATTGAAGAAAATTATTTATAA
- a CDS encoding aldo/keto reductase, whose translation MKKRKLGNSGLEISAIGLGCMGMSYGYGTVSDTKEMISLMHKAIEMGFTLFDTAEVYGPYTNEELVGEALRPYRDKVVISTKCGIKVVNGKQVLDGKPEVIRESLEGSLKRLKTDVIDLYYLHRVDPNVPIEVVADTMKALIKEGKIKHWGLSEAGVDTIRKAHAICPLTAVESEYSMMWRQPEGELLAVLEELGIGFMPFAPLGKGFLTGAFNKDTEFAKGDLRSQLPRFSSENMKSNQDLIDLIYKVAEEKGATPAQIALAWVLAQKLWIVPIPGTTKAHRLAENAGAAEITLTNGDLSKLNDALSKITVVGERYPVGSDMAKRAGK comes from the coding sequence ATGAAAAAACGTAAATTGGGAAATAGTGGTCTTGAGATTTCAGCAATTGGACTTGGGTGCATGGGAATGAGTTATGGTTATGGAACTGTTTCAGATACAAAGGAAATGATTTCACTTATGCATAAGGCTATTGAAATGGGATTTACTCTTTTTGATACCGCTGAGGTATATGGACCATATACTAATGAAGAACTAGTTGGTGAGGCATTGCGCCCTTACAGAGATAAAGTGGTGATTAGTACTAAATGTGGAATAAAAGTAGTTAATGGAAAACAGGTTTTGGATGGAAAACCAGAAGTAATTAGAGAATCTTTAGAAGGTTCGTTAAAGAGATTAAAAACTGATGTGATTGACTTGTACTATTTACATCGAGTGGATCCCAATGTGCCAATTGAAGTGGTGGCAGATACAATGAAGGCTTTGATAAAAGAAGGAAAGATAAAGCATTGGGGACTTTCAGAAGCGGGAGTAGATACCATTAGAAAGGCACATGCAATATGTCCACTTACAGCAGTAGAAAGTGAATACTCTATGATGTGGAGACAGCCGGAAGGAGAATTGCTAGCAGTTTTAGAGGAATTAGGAATTGGATTTATGCCATTTGCACCACTTGGAAAAGGATTTTTAACAGGTGCTTTCAATAAAGACACTGAGTTTGCAAAAGGTGATCTTCGTAGTCAACTTCCAAGATTTTCATCGGAAAATATGAAATCAAATCAAGATTTGATTGATTTGATTTATAAGGTGGCTGAAGAAAAAGGTGCTACACCTGCACAGATAGCTTTAGCATGGGTATTAGCACAAAAACTTTGGATTGTTCCAATACCAGGTACAACAAAAGCCCATCGTCTAGCAGAGAACGCAGGAGCAGCAGAAATCACTTTGACGAATGGGGATCTTAGTAAATTGAATGATGCACTATCAAAGATTACTGTAGTTGGAGAGCGTTACCCAGTAGGGTCAGACATGGCTAAAAGAGCAGGGAAATAA
- a CDS encoding flavodoxin family protein, with protein sequence MKVLLVNGSPHEKGCTYTAILELADTLQKEGIHTDIFWIGNKALNGCIACKTCITKKKCVFDDKVNEFLDIAADYDGFIFGSPVHFAAASGAITSFMDRVFYSDLNGGRQSFYMKPAACVISARRAGTTATYDQLNKYFGLMQMPIVSSQYWNIVHGATPEQVKQDFEGMQTMRTLGRNMAFLLKCKEAGLKGGVKMPERETGIFTNFIR encoded by the coding sequence ATGAAAGTATTATTAGTAAATGGAAGTCCACATGAGAAAGGATGCACTTATACTGCAATATTAGAACTCGCAGATACATTACAAAAGGAAGGCATTCATACGGATATATTCTGGATTGGTAATAAGGCATTGAATGGATGTATTGCATGTAAGACGTGTATTACGAAGAAAAAGTGTGTATTTGATGATAAAGTAAATGAATTTCTTGATATAGCCGCAGATTATGATGGTTTTATATTTGGTTCACCAGTACATTTTGCAGCTGCAAGTGGAGCAATAACCTCATTTATGGACAGAGTATTTTATTCAGATCTTAATGGAGGCAGACAGTCATTTTATATGAAGCCAGCAGCATGTGTAATATCTGCGAGGAGAGCTGGAACTACAGCAACGTATGACCAGTTGAATAAATATTTCGGATTAATGCAGATGCCAATTGTTTCTTCACAGTACTGGAATATAGTTCATGGTGCAACACCTGAGCAGGTTAAACAGGATTTTGAAGGAATGCAAACTATGAGAACACTAGGACGTAATATGGCATTTTTACTAAAGTGTAAGGAAGCAGGACTTAAGGGGGGTGTGAAAATGCCAGAGCGTGAAACTGGAATATTCACTAATTTTATAAGATAG
- a CDS encoding flavodoxin: MAKSLIVYFSHSGNTEVIANIINDKVKGDLFKIDTVEVYPTSYSEVVEVAKKEKESNSRPKVTTKVENMSYYNVIYIGFPNWWSTMPMSVFTFLESYDFTDKTVIPFCTHGGGKMGNSQVDIKKLCPKSNVLRGFSISGSSVRASEKEVSIWLQKLGMIP; the protein is encoded by the coding sequence ATGGCAAAAAGTTTAATTGTATACTTTTCACACTCTGGAAATACAGAAGTAATAGCAAATATAATAAATGATAAGGTAAAAGGTGATTTGTTTAAAATTGATACAGTAGAAGTGTATCCAACTAGTTATAGTGAAGTAGTTGAGGTGGCTAAAAAAGAAAAGGAAAGTAATAGTAGACCGAAAGTAACAACTAAAGTAGAGAATATGAGTTATTATAATGTAATATATATTGGCTTTCCAAATTGGTGGAGCACAATGCCGATGAGCGTATTTACATTCTTAGAATCATATGATTTCACTGATAAGACTGTTATTCCATTTTGTACACACGGAGGAGGTAAAATGGGTAACAGTCAAGTAGATATAAAGAAACTTTGCCCAAAATCAAATGTTTTAAGAGGATTTTCAATTAGTGGAAGTAGCGTGCGTGCGTCGGAAAAAGAAGTATCAATTTGGCTTCAGAAATTAGGAATGATTCCATAA
- a CDS encoding aldo/keto reductase, whose translation MKKRKLGNSNLEVSAIGLGCMGMDHAYGQPADREEMIQLVRKAVELGCNFFDTAVVYGEANEELLGEALAPVREKVIIATKFGITGQEIVDGKPQNILDSRPESIREQVKGSLKRLKIDCIDLYYQHRVDPRVAPEVVAGVMKELMSEGKIKTWGLSNAPIDYMRRAHAVCTLAAIENQYSMVWREPEKELFDICEELGISFVAYSPLGNGFLSGKYTKNTKYQEGDFRNFMGRFKSEVMDHNQALLDLITKVAESKNATLAQIVLAWELEQKPYIVPIPGTTKLHRLEEDLGASNIELTREELASINEALSKIDIDETHF comes from the coding sequence ATGAAAAAACGTAAATTAGGAAATAGTAATCTTGAGGTTTCGGCAATTGGATTAGGATGCATGGGAATGGATCATGCTTATGGACAACCAGCAGACCGTGAAGAGATGATTCAATTGGTTCGTAAGGCAGTTGAATTAGGATGCAATTTTTTTGATACAGCTGTTGTTTATGGTGAAGCTAATGAAGAGTTATTAGGTGAAGCATTAGCTCCAGTGAGAGAGAAAGTTATAATTGCCACAAAATTTGGTATTACTGGTCAAGAGATTGTTGATGGAAAACCTCAAAATATCTTAGATAGTAGACCTGAATCTATTAGAGAACAAGTAAAAGGGTCTTTAAAAAGATTAAAGATTGACTGTATTGATTTATATTATCAGCATAGAGTTGATCCAAGAGTTGCACCTGAAGTTGTCGCTGGTGTAATGAAAGAATTAATGTCTGAAGGAAAAATCAAAACATGGGGATTATCAAATGCACCAATCGATTATATGAGACGTGCTCATGCAGTATGTACATTAGCGGCTATTGAAAATCAATATTCAATGGTGTGGAGAGAACCAGAAAAAGAATTATTTGACATATGTGAAGAATTAGGTATTTCATTTGTTGCCTATAGTCCTTTAGGTAATGGATTTTTAAGTGGTAAGTATACAAAAAATACAAAATATCAAGAAGGTGACTTTAGAAATTTTATGGGAAGATTCAAATCCGAAGTTATGGATCATAATCAAGCATTATTAGATTTAATCACAAAAGTAGCTGAAAGTAAAAATGCAACATTAGCACAAATTGTGTTAGCTTGGGAATTAGAACAAAAGCCTTACATTGTTCCAATTCCTGGTACAACAAAATTACATCGATTAGAAGAAGATTTGGGAGCTTCTAATATAGAATTAACAAGGGAAGAATTAGCTAGTATAAATGAAGCTTTGTCTAAAATTGATATAGATGAAACCCATTTCTAA
- a CDS encoding aldo/keto reductase: protein MKYVKLNNDVKMPILGYGVFQIPDQEECERCVLDAIEVGYRLIDTAQAYGNEEAVGKAIKKCGVPREGLFITTKVWIANAGYENAKKSIEESLKKLQLDYLDLVLIHQPFNDYYGTYRAMEELYKEGKLKAIGVSNFYPDRLIDLIKFNEVVPAVNQVETHVFNQQVKAQEVMKKYGVQIQAWAPFAEGKNNLFSNETLKAVGDKYNKSIAQVALRYLIQRGVSVLPKSVSKERMIQNIDVFDFELTKEDMDLIAVLDKAESLFFSHYDPQTVEYLTGLVR, encoded by the coding sequence ATGAAATATGTAAAATTAAACAATGATGTCAAAATGCCAATTTTGGGATATGGGGTATTTCAGATTCCAGATCAAGAAGAGTGTGAAAGATGTGTACTAGATGCGATAGAAGTAGGTTATCGATTAATAGATACAGCGCAGGCTTATGGTAATGAAGAAGCGGTAGGAAAAGCTATAAAAAAATGTGGTGTCCCAAGAGAAGGATTATTTATTACTACAAAAGTTTGGATTGCCAATGCTGGATATGAAAATGCAAAAAAATCTATAGAAGAATCTTTGAAAAAACTTCAACTTGATTATTTAGATTTAGTATTAATCCATCAGCCATTTAATGATTATTATGGAACTTATCGTGCAATGGAAGAACTATATAAAGAAGGAAAACTTAAAGCAATAGGTGTAAGTAACTTTTATCCAGATAGATTAATTGACCTTATTAAGTTCAATGAAGTTGTTCCAGCAGTAAATCAGGTTGAAACACATGTATTTAATCAACAAGTAAAGGCTCAGGAAGTAATGAAAAAGTATGGCGTTCAGATTCAAGCTTGGGCACCTTTTGCCGAAGGGAAAAATAACTTATTTAGTAATGAAACATTAAAAGCAGTTGGAGATAAATATAATAAATCAATTGCACAAGTTGCTTTAAGATATCTTATTCAAAGAGGAGTATCAGTGCTTCCTAAATCGGTTAGCAAGGAAAGAATGATACAAAATATTGACGTATTTGATTTTGAATTAACAAAAGAGGATATGGATTTGATTGCTGTTTTAGATAAAGCTGAAAGTTTATTCTTCTCACATTATGATCCACAAACAGTTGAATATTTAACAGGTTTAGTAAGATAG